The genomic interval CCAGTTACAAACTGAGCTACAGCTGTATCAATAAATGTCACAATATCTGTTTTTAATATGGCTACTCTTTTACCTTCTTCTTCTGTATAAACAAGCTTTGGTACAGTCTTTTTATGTTCAATATTTTCTTTACGTCTTAATCGCTCCATTAATAACATCCAATAGCTAAATTCGCTACTGTCTGGATCAGCCATAACTTCTTCAAGACGTTCATCAGACATTTTAATTGCGGCTTCCTCAGCATAACCATTTATTGAATTCTGTAATAAAGAAAATGCACCTTGAATGATTGCCTTTTGCTGTCTATATTCCTCTTTTGATTTATAACCTTCTGGCAACATCATAGTGACAACATTAACTCCTTCCATTTCTATAAATTCATAAGAATATCCTTCAAATCCATGAGATCCAGTGAAATCCCCTTTATCTGTACAAAGGTAATCAATTAAACGTGCAATTGCTATAGGATGCTTTGTATTTGCATTTACAATAAACACTCCACTATCTATAACCCTATTTTTCAACGGAATTACTCCTTGTTGTCCTGCTTCCTCAGTCAACCCGCCTACAGATGTCCAATTTCTATCCCAAGAGTTATCTTTTTTAGCTACTGCAAATGGTGCCGAAGGGCAACCCAAAAGTCCAATACGATCTTCATTTGCTTTAGCTTCCAGCTCTTGTTTAGTTTGAATATATGCCTCTTGATCTATTAAACCTTCTGAATAAAGTTTTCTCATATATTTTAAGTATGCTTTATAGTTGTCCGTAATATTTCCTGACGAAACAGTCCCACCGTCTTCAATCAACAAATAGTCTCGTGCAAATCCATACAAGCCAAATGCTGATAAAAGAGGAATATCTGTATACCAATACGCATCACGATCATACGATAAAGGAATCTCATCATTGGCATCCCCATTTCCATTAGCATCTTTTTCTTTAAAAGCTTTCAGCACTTCATAAAGTTCATCAAGATTAGTAGGTTCTTCCATCCCTACATTATCAAGCCAAGTTTTATTCAAGAAAATTCTAGGAATCTGTCCAATCAGAGTTACATTTAATTTAGCTATTGCATAGATGTTACCATCAGGTGCTGTAATAGCTGCTTTCCATTCTGGATACTCTTCTAATCTAGCTTTAAAATTAGGCATATAGTCTAAGTATTCATTCAATGGTAGAAAATATCCTTGCTCGCCATATTGATTTAATTCAGTTAATGATGTTGCACTATTTACTACAATATCTGTTAGTTCATTCGTAGATAGCATTAATGTAAATTGTGTTTTCCATGAATCGTTAGAATAAGGTTCTGCTTTAATATCAAGTCCAAATTGTTCTTTAAACTGTTCAAGTTGAATTGTGTTTTGCCAATCCTTTGAAGCCCCTTGTCTACCTGTCATTGTAAGTGTTATAGGCTCTTTAGCAATGGGATAACCTGTCAAATTAATATTTTCACTTATTTGCTTAGTTGCGTTGATGTCATCTGAACCACCCTCAACAGTATCTGTTTTACCGCAACCAATTATTGATATCACTAGTATCCCAACTAATAAAACTGTAATGCTTTGCTTAAACATTTTTTTCATAGCTTTTCCTCCTAACTATTTTCATTGTCGTTTTTATGACAACATCAATATAAGTTTATCCCATGTCATAAATACTGTATAGATAGTCAAAATAGTACTCATTACTAAAACATATGGAATTTTTGCTATAAAAATCAATTTCAGACATATGTTTTAGTAGAATATTACCATTCTAAAAAAATAATTTTATATTCTTTCAAAATTACTAACTGCTTTTTAATTTTTTTCATACAAAAACTGTACAATAGTTACATCAACTTCAGCATATCGTTAGCCTTTTACTGCACCAATCATAACACCTTTTACAAAGTATTTCTGTAGGTATGGATACACAAATAAGATTGGTATTGTTGAGACCATAATTGTTGCAAATTTGACCGTTTCTGATACAATATCTTCAGTGTTTTGAAGCATCTCCGAATCTGACGCGATGAGTATGTCCCGCATAATAACCTGAAGTGGATGCATGCTTTTATCTCTGATAAGCAAAGATGGCCAAAACCATGAATTCCAATAATAAACAGCATAATACAATGTTATAACAGCCAATGTAGGCTTCAGCAAGGGCAACATAATTTTAGTTAATATAGTAACATGACCTGCTCCATCTATTCTTGCGGATTCTTCTAAACTGTCCGGAATACCAAAAAAAGCAGTTCTAAGAATGATAAGATTAAATGTATTTATCGCAAATGGAAGTATAGGTGCCCATATATTATTAACAAAGCCTAGTTCTTTATAAATCAAAAATTCTGGAACCAATCCACCTCTAAAAAACATTGTAAATGCTATAAACATCATTATCGGTGTTCCAAAAAGCACATTTTTTCTCGAAAGAAAATAAGCTCCCATACTTGTCAATATCAGAGATATACTTGTACCAGCAACTACGATAAATACAGAAATAGCAAATCCTCTTATAATTGACGGATTTCCCAAAACCATTTCATAGGCAGCCAATGTTGCCTTTCCCTTTGGCCATAATAAAATCCCTGTATGTTTGATAAGCTCATTTCCATTACTGATTGAGGCCATTAGAATATAAATCATCGGATAAAGTGTTATAAGTACAATCACAAACAGAACCAAATTATTTATACGATCAAATATAAATCCTGATAGTGTAACTTTAATTTTATTTTTTCTTTTCAAATCTACCATAATCCACCACCTGTATATCTTCTACTAATCTTATTCGCCATAAACAAAAAGCTAAGATTAATGATTGCATTAAATATTCCAACAGCTGAACTATAGCTCCAGTTTAAGTCAATGAGTCCAACTCTATAGACATATGAGGAGATAACATCTGCAACTTCATAAGTCGCGGGATTGTACAAAAGAATAATTTTTTCAAACCCTACTTCCATCACTCTTCCAATACGTATTATTAGCATAATGATTATTGTTGGCGTCAATCCAGGTAGAGTAACATGAAGTATTTTTTTGAAGCGATTAGCTCCATCAATTCCTGCTGCTTCATAAAGACTTGAATCAATTCCCATTAATGCAGCTAAATATATAATAGATTCCCACCCTGCTTTTTGCCAAATATCCGAGGCAATATAAATAAATCTAAAATTGTCAGGATTTTGCAGCAAAGATTCTCTTGTTCCTCCAAAGTAAACAAGTAAATCATTAAATATGCCATTTTGAGAGCTAAATTGGGTAATCATTCCTGCAATAACAACTAAGGAAATAAAGTGCGGTAAATAGGTGACTGTTTGAACCACTTTTTTAAAATATTTATTTGAAACTTCATTAAGTAAAATAGCAAAAATTATTGGTATGGGAAATCCAAAAAGAATTTGTAGAAAACTTAATGTAAAGGTATTTTTCAATACTCTAAAAAAATAGAAACTTTTAAAAAACTTTAAAAAGTGTTTAAATCCTACAAATTCACTACCTGCAATTCCTTTCATGGGTGTGAAATCTTTAAATGCTATAGTTGCACCATACATAGGCAAATATCTAAATAATATAAAGTAAATGAGCACAGGTAAAATTATAAGATAGAGAACTTTATTCCTTTTAAAATCTGATTTTATGATATGAATATAGTTTTTCTTCATTTTTTCCTCCAATGACGAATCCCCAAGCAATTTGCATGGAAATTCAAAATATAACAGAACTAATTAACGATTATTATATCTTTCAAGTGCTGTTTCATATGCTGACAGCATTTCATTGAGCCCCATTTTATTAATTGTTTCGACATAATTGTCCCATTCTGCTTCAACATCTAATGTACCGAATAATACTTTATAGAAGAATTCGTCCGCATAAGCTGTAATTTCACTTTGAATCGAAGCAACATTATCTACTTCTTCTTTTGAAAGTGTCACTAGAGGTAATTGTCTATTTTTAACGTTTGTATCTTTCCAAATATTAATTGCATCTTTTTGTTCTTGATACTGAGAATATTGTTCCATGTAACGTATATCTTGGATCATTGGTCCAAAGTAGGCAGAATGTGTATATGCCATCAACATCTCTCCAACATTTTTACCATCTGGATTGTTCATAATATATTCGGTATAGGTCGGATAACCATCAATCATCTCATAACTTTCACCTTCGATACCAAAATTATAAAGCATATGACCCTCTTCGCTATAACCATAATCTAAAAGTCGCATGGCTGCTTCAATATCTTCACATTTAGTACTAATACTAGTTCCAATTCCACTAAAAGTAAGATCACTCTGTCCAAATTCGGGATAATCGCCTGCAATAAGAACAGGATATTGTGTAGGAATCAATCCATAATTAGAATCATCTGCCATAGCTGTTAGCCATGCTCCCATACGACTACCTGTATGTCCAACAGCCGCTACCGCCTGTCCTGAAGTCATTTTAGCCGCCACTTGTGCTTTATCAAGACTAGCGATATCTTTGTCAATCAATCCTTCTTGATACCATTTTGAAAATGTTTTTAGAAATTCTTTAAATCCTGGTTGTATTGGACCATAGACAATTTTTCCATTTTCAAGATGCATATCAAAAGAAGTATTATACGCACCTACAAATGCATTAGTTGATTTAATAATACCCATCTCTGATGTTAAGGGAGATTGAATACCTAAATCTTTAAATACGGTTAAGGTTTTATGCCAATCATCAATCGTTACAGGTGTATCAAGACCATTTTGTTCAAGCAAGTCCTTTCTAACCATTGGACCAGCAAATGTTTGTAACAATTCTCCACCTCGAATTCTAGGAAAACAGTAATAAATTCCATCATCTGTTTTGATTTGTTTGTCAACTTCCGGATTTTCTTCTAAATATTTCATAAGGTTTGGCGCATATTGCATATAATCATTTAAAGGTAATATTAGCCCTTGATCGAGTGCGGCTTGAGGCCCTCCCGGATAACTTGTGATAAAGTTATATAGTACTAGATCTGGTAATTCTCCTGATGCCGCCAGCAAGCTAAATGCTTCCGGTGCTGATTGTACAATCCATTCCGTTTGTACACCAGTTCTTTTTGTTACTTCTTTATACAAGGGAGTTTCTCCTTGAGTTGCATATTCTGGATGAGAAAAAAAGTTAACCCAATATGTTAATTTGTGGTCACCCTCTAAAGGATATACTTCAGATACTTCTGTTTCTACTTCCTCATTATTTTTCGTTTCTACTTGATTCATTACTTCTGATTCATTTGAGACTTTATTTTCTGTTTTACCACAACCTGCAAGTAGGCTAAGCATCATTATCATAATTAGTAATAATGATATACATTTGACATTTGCTTTTTTCATGTTTTCATTCCTCCCAATTTTTCATTAATTAAAATGATTACCGTCAAGAAATTTATTCATTTGACAAAATCATTATGTATATATTTGTGCCAAATGTCTATTTACAAAAACGGAAAAAACTTTTAAAACAAAGACTTGAGCCTTATCATTTATGCATATTCTTAGCATTTTCTATATTCTATCGTCTACAGTAATAACTTTATTAATCTTTAACCTTTAACATGATGCATATAATTTCTTAATTATTATTGATAATAAAACTTGGTCATCACTTGGAATAACACTAACTTATCTTTAAGCAACGACTGTATTATATATTCACACTCAAATAAGCGCCATCATATATCAGGCGCTTATTTGATTTAAATAATTTATTGGTATTCTTATGCATTTTTATTATTTTTCACCATACAATATTGCATAACTGCCACCTTCATTGATTAGTAAGTCTTTAGCTGATGTTGTTTCGTCTTCAGTAGTAACAGTTGTAAATCCTCCATTTTCGTCAAGCTTTACTACTTTAGCATTTAAAATAGCAGTAAACTCTATTCGCATAGGAGAAGCAAAGATTTCTCCTGTCTGTCCTATTGTTATAATCTCATTTTTTAGAGATCCTTCTATTGACTTAGCTTTACCAACATAAATCTCCCTAATTTGAATAGGATCATAGAATGTATTGTTTTTAATCACTATCCTAATGTAACGTGCCTTATTATACACATCAATTAAGCTTCTTTCATAACCTTTATCTTCCTTTACATCTACAAAAGTTATTCCATCTAAACTTGTTTGAAATTTATACTTATAAAGACCATTTTTAGTCTCACTCAGACCCCAAAGCACTTCTACATCACTTACATTCTCTTCTCTTCCTAAGTCAATGGTTATTGTACTAGGATATTCTAGAACTGATTGTTTCCATACAGTACTTGGATTTCCGTCAACTATCTCTGTTCCTGCACCTGCAATAGTTTTTCCAAGAGCAAGATTTTGTTTATCTCTTGCTATGGTCATAGCGACTGATGAAGGCATTTGCTTATCTTGCGTGTTGCCAACTTCAATATATTCTACCTTACCATTCACATTAATTGGCATATATTTTGCAAATTGAGATAAAACTCCCTCTGTTTCTGT from Vallitalea longa carries:
- a CDS encoding extracellular solute-binding protein, encoding MKKMFKQSITVLLVGILVISIIGCGKTDTVEGGSDDINATKQISENINLTGYPIAKEPITLTMTGRQGASKDWQNTIQLEQFKEQFGLDIKAEPYSNDSWKTQFTLMLSTNELTDIVVNSATSLTELNQYGEQGYFLPLNEYLDYMPNFKARLEEYPEWKAAITAPDGNIYAIAKLNVTLIGQIPRIFLNKTWLDNVGMEEPTNLDELYEVLKAFKEKDANGNGDANDEIPLSYDRDAYWYTDIPLLSAFGLYGFARDYLLIEDGGTVSSGNITDNYKAYLKYMRKLYSEGLIDQEAYIQTKQELEAKANEDRIGLLGCPSAPFAVAKKDNSWDRNWTSVGGLTEEAGQQGVIPLKNRVIDSGVFIVNANTKHPIAIARLIDYLCTDKGDFTGSHGFEGYSYEFIEMEGVNVVTMMLPEGYKSKEEYRQQKAIIQGAFSLLQNSINGYAEEAAIKMSDERLEEVMADPDSSEFSYWMLLMERLRRKENIEHKKTVPKLVYTEEEGKRVAILKTDIVTFIDTAVAQFVTGEVDIDEGWDNYVTTLKKMGLEELIKIEQTAYDRMFK
- a CDS encoding ABC transporter permease: MKKNYIHIIKSDFKRNKVLYLIILPVLIYFILFRYLPMYGATIAFKDFTPMKGIAGSEFVGFKHFLKFFKSFYFFRVLKNTFTLSFLQILFGFPIPIIFAILLNEVSNKYFKKVVQTVTYLPHFISLVVIAGMITQFSSQNGIFNDLLVYFGGTRESLLQNPDNFRFIYIASDIWQKAGWESIIYLAALMGIDSSLYEAAGIDGANRFKKILHVTLPGLTPTIIIMLIIRIGRVMEVGFEKIILLYNPATYEVADVISSYVYRVGLIDLNWSYSSAVGIFNAIINLSFLFMANKISRRYTGGGLW
- a CDS encoding carbohydrate ABC transporter permease, whose translation is MVDLKRKNKIKVTLSGFIFDRINNLVLFVIVLITLYPMIYILMASISNGNELIKHTGILLWPKGKATLAAYEMVLGNPSIIRGFAISVFIVVAGTSISLILTSMGAYFLSRKNVLFGTPIMMFIAFTMFFRGGLVPEFLIYKELGFVNNIWAPILPFAINTFNLIILRTAFFGIPDSLEESARIDGAGHVTILTKIMLPLLKPTLAVITLYYAVYYWNSWFWPSLLIRDKSMHPLQVIMRDILIASDSEMLQNTEDIVSETVKFATIMVSTIPILFVYPYLQKYFVKGVMIGAVKG
- a CDS encoding extracellular solute-binding protein, whose protein sequence is MKKANVKCISLLLIMIMMLSLLAGCGKTENKVSNESEVMNQVETKNNEEVETEVSEVYPLEGDHKLTYWVNFFSHPEYATQGETPLYKEVTKRTGVQTEWIVQSAPEAFSLLAASGELPDLVLYNFITSYPGGPQAALDQGLILPLNDYMQYAPNLMKYLEENPEVDKQIKTDDGIYYCFPRIRGGELLQTFAGPMVRKDLLEQNGLDTPVTIDDWHKTLTVFKDLGIQSPLTSEMGIIKSTNAFVGAYNTSFDMHLENGKIVYGPIQPGFKEFLKTFSKWYQEGLIDKDIASLDKAQVAAKMTSGQAVAAVGHTGSRMGAWLTAMADDSNYGLIPTQYPVLIAGDYPEFGQSDLTFSGIGTSISTKCEDIEAAMRLLDYGYSEEGHMLYNFGIEGESYEMIDGYPTYTEYIMNNPDGKNVGEMLMAYTHSAYFGPMIQDIRYMEQYSQYQEQKDAINIWKDTNVKNRQLPLVTLSKEEVDNVASIQSEITAYADEFFYKVLFGTLDVEAEWDNYVETINKMGLNEMLSAYETALERYNNR